In one Cervus elaphus chromosome 9, mCerEla1.1, whole genome shotgun sequence genomic region, the following are encoded:
- the CCNI2 gene encoding cyclin-I2, translated as MLPFRCLWISEFGRKSRRNGPSPSAPLAAVERLSLRRDPEKFLGGVPARCSPAPRTFVDQIRAGGNAGSASCSPRPSRSWGAAARTIYAAPSPQPAQAHAENLGRLPGPAPAARLPDAGPGPRGASVAGWPTPGTGSLAGPSRKHGHPPPSRAHGTRPGSTCTRDQQAEICEAFREVVLWLLRVENIFDFSQNTFSLALTIFSRLLVSVKIKKHLLHCVTITSLRLATKVNEEEELIPRVKDFIKHYGSGYSPNELLRMELAILDKLHWDLYIGTPLDFLFTVSTRNFQSLPWTHCAFGTAVHNIGRQSTRPYTCSTVT; from the exons ATGCTGCCATTCCGCTGCCTCTGGATATCTG AGTTCGGACGAAAGTCAAGGCGAAATGGCCCTTCGCCGTCCGCTCCCCTCGCGGCCGTGGAACGTCTCTCTCTCCGCCGCGATCCGGAAAAGTTTCTCGGAGGCGTGCCTGCGCGATGCTCTCCGGCTCCCCGCACCTTCGTGGACCAGATCCGTGCGGGCGGGAATGCGGGCTCGGCCAGCTGCAGCCCCCGACCCAGCCGCAGCTGGGGGGCCGCCGCCCGCACCATCTACGCAGCCCCCAGTCCCCAGCCCGCCCAGGCTCATGCAGAAAACCTGGGGAGGCTTCCTGGACCAGCGCCGGCTGCTCGCCTACCTGACGCAGGCCCAGGGCCGCGAGGCGCGTCTGTGGCGGGGTGGCCAACTCCAGGTACCGGTTCCCTCGCGGGGCCCTCCCGGAAGCACGGTCATCCCCCTCCCTCACGCGCGCACGGGACGAGGCCGGGCTCCACGTGCACCCGCGACCAG CAGGCGGAAATTTGCGAAGCCTTCAGAGAAGTTGTGTTGTGGCTCCTGAGAGTGGAGAACATCTTTGACTTCTCTCAGAACACTTTTAGCCTGGCTCTCACTATCTTCAGCCGCCTCCTTGTTTCAGTAAAG ATAAAAAAGCATTTACTCCATTGTGTCACAATTACTTCCTTGAGACTTGCTACAAAAGTTAATGAAGAAGAGGAG ttAATTCCACGCGTAAAAGACTTCATAAAGCATTATGGCTCTGGCTATTCCCCGAATGAGCTCCTCAGGATGGAGCTGGCTATTTTGGACAAACTGCACTGGGACCTCTACATCGGGACACCGCTGGACTTTCTGTTCACAGTAAGTACGAGGAACTTCCAGAGCCTACCCTGGACTCATTGTGCCTTTGGAACAGCTGTTCACAATATAGGACGGCAAAGCACACGTCCTTACACATGCAGCACAGTGACGTGA